The sequence below is a genomic window from Dethiosulfovibrio peptidovorans.
ATCTCGCTTGAGCTCCTCGGGGAGGCCGATGATATCCAGAGAGAGGAAGCCCTTGATGATGAGGGACCGAGCGTCATCCTCCGGTATGCCTCGAGCCATAAGGTATTCGATTTCCTCTTGGTCGATCTTGCCAACGGCCGCCTCGTGAGACATCTCCAAGTCGCTGCATCGGGCTTCAAGCTCAGGAACAGCGTGGATAAGCCCTTTGTCAGAAAGGAGGAGACCATCGCACTCCAGGTGAGCTTTAACTTGGGGGACCTCACCGATCAGATGTCCCCGAGCGTAGATGGTACCGCCGGTGGACACCGCCCGGGAAACGACCTCCGCCCTGGTCTCGGGCGCTCGAAGGACAACCCGTGAACCTGAGTCAATCATAGAACCCGGAGCTGCTAAAAAGACGCTGTTGAAGGTAGCCACAGCCCCTCGCCCCTGGAGGATAGCCGTCGGATACATGGTCAGATCCCTGGCGGGCTTGAGACAGATATAATTGGAGATGAAGGTGCCCCCCTCTTCAACCACGATGGTGCTTCGGGGCCGAACGGCCATCTCCTCGGCCCAGTTATGGACCATGGTGAAGGATAAGGTGGCGCCCTTTTTGACGTAAATCTCCGAGACTCCGACATGAAGCCCTGAGCGGACGTCGTCGGAGGTAGCGCAGCCGCTCAGAATATGCAGGGATGAGTTTTCCTCTGCAATGACTACGTTATGGACATCCTGAGCCATACGGTCCTGAGCCAGGTAGAGGCATGTCTGAACTGGTTCCAGCACGTGAGATCCAGGACGAGATCGGATGAAATACCCACCCTCCACATGAACATCGGCTTGATGGGTAAACTGGTCCTTGTCTCGATCCACACCCCGCCACCAATAGTCTTTCAGACCATCATAAAGCTCCAGAGCTGTCAAAATAGGGAGCATTTCCACATCAGGACTTGAGGCGGCACAGTGGACCGTCGAGCGATCGGTGAGCATAAAGCTGCCCGCCACATTGGCCTCTGGGTCTATCCCACTTTTAAGGAGCGTTCGCCGATCTTTTTCCGGGAGGTCGGCCAGCCGCTTGACCAACGGACGCTGCGGAGCCTCCTCCCGATAGGCTTTCAAATCGATGTCCATCATACACGACCTCCTTCGCTCATCATGCAGCGAAAACACTCAGAGTAGCCATTTTTCCGGATGTCCTCAAGGATATCCCGGGCATTACCGGAGCAAGCGATCCGGCCGTCCATCATGACGTGCCCCCGATCCACGTTGACGTAGTCCATGATGTTCCCCGTATGGGTGATCAGAAGCCCCGCCTTGTGACGACGTTCTCTGAGCTCTTTCACGGAGAGATCTCTTCGACAACCGTTCCGATCAGCACACCCGGAGCCGCAGAGACACCCCAAAGGCGCCTCCCGACCTAAAAGAGAGGCCGAGGCCCGGCCGATGAGGGCCATATTCTCGAGGTCAACTCCTGACTCAGGCTCGTCCAGAAAGACGAGTTCTGGCTTTTGAAGAAGAAGTTGAAGCATCTCCACCCGTTTCAGCTCACCACCGGAGAGGCCAGCGTTGACCTCTCGATCCAGAAAAGGAGCCACGTGGAGTGTCTCAGCCAGGGAATCGATCTCGGCAACATCACCTTTGTCGCATATTTCCAGAAGGGACCGAAGCCGAACTCCATGAATGGTGGGTGGCCGCTGAAAAGACATGCCCACGCCCAGCCTGGCCCGTTCGTCAACCGAGAGATCGGTGATATCCTGTCCTCGAAAAAGAATAGCTCCCTGAGTCACCGTGTATTTACCCAGCCCCATAACGCTGGCCAGCAGGGTCGTCTTGCCCGATCCGTTGGGCCCAAAGACAGCGTGAACCTCCGACTCACCGATCTCCAGGGAGACCCCTTTAAGCACTTTCTGTCCGTCCACCTCCACGTGGAGGTCACAAACCTCAAGCAGTGCCGTCGATTTCACGTTCATTCCTCCCATGTTTTTCTTGGTTTTAGTGTACAAAAGATGATGCACATATGGCTGAGTTTCCCCACATACATCATAAAAGATCATACATATATGCAAATTATACCAAGAGAAGAAGAACCCGTCAGGGCATTTTTACGGAAACAGGGCCTTCACAAAGAGAGGAATGCCGTGTATAATCTCAAAGGTCAATATATGTCAAAGGGGGTCTGTCCCATGTCAGTACAGTACAAAGATTATTACGATATTCTTGGGGTCCCCCGAAGCGCCGACGCATCGGAGATCAAGAGAGCCTACCGAAAGCTTGCAAAATGCTATCACCCCGACGTCACCACCTCGAAGGAGGGGGAAACCCGGTACAAAGAGATAAACGAGGCATACGAGGTTCTCAAGGACCCGGAAAAGCGAAAACTCTACGACCAGTTGGGTCCTAACTGGCAGGGGGGCCAGGGTTTCACGCCTCCTGGCGGAGGGGTGCACGTGGATTTTGGCGGCGATATGGGGGGATTCAGCGACTTTTTCCGAACCATCTTCGGCGGCATGGGGATGTCTATGAACGACGACATGCTCTTTCATCCCTCGGGACCACGTCGAGGACAAGACCAGGCGGTGACCCTGGAGCTCTCCGTTCGAGACGCCGCCACCGCTCCGATCCGGCGAACCGTGACCCTCCAAGGGCCAAGAGGTCAGAGAAACCTTGAGATCAACCTGCCTCGAGGCATAACCGACGGAAGCAGACTGACCTTGAAGGGACAAGGAGCCCCCTCCCAAAGCAGTGGTCCAAGGGGGGATCTTAAGGTAACTATCCGGCTAGCCCCGGATCGGGATTTCTCCGTCTCAGGGCACGACTTGACCACGTCGGTAACGGTGAGCCCCTGGGACGCCGCCCTGGGGATGGACGCTCTGGCAGTACCCACTTTGAACGGAACGGTGAAGGTAAAACTTCCACCAGGAACCCAGGCAGGGCGTCGGCTTCGCCTCGCTGGCAAGGGGCTACCTCTCCGAGGAAAAGGCTCGGGGGATCTCTACGTGTCGGTTGAGGTTTTTATTCCCACAGATCTGACGGAACATCAAAGAGAACTCCTTCAGAACCTCCGTCAAAAATGGAACTCAACTCTGTAGCGACGCGAATACCAAAGAAGCGATGCCGGACAAGTCCGGCATCGCTTCTTTGGTATTTTTCATGTTATTTTCTAATACTATTTAACCCACTTAGCCATTTTTTCGGGCTTGAGGTTTTCCAGGTACTGATCAAAGTTGAAATCGGAGAGCTGAATGGTCGGCCACCAGTTCGACAGAGCCGGATCGTTGATAAGCTGTGCGAATCCGGCAGAACCATAGCGCATATGAGCATGCTTCTGTCCCTTGTCGTGACCGTGGAACTTTATCATAAGGAGATAGCGATACGCGTTGGAGAACGCATTAACATCGATCCCCTCAAAAGCATACCAGGAAGTACCATCCTTGCAGATCTCACCCCGATATTCGTACGTGACCTTAACAGGGGCGACCCAATCCACCGGGGAGAAGAAGGTGACGGTGTTCCCCGAGACCTCAAGCTTGCTAAAATCAGTGTAGTACATGAGCTTGGTTTTGTCGATAACGTCCTGGACGGAGAAGTCCTTTCCTATAGCTTTACAGGCCTCGGACAACTTCTCGAAGAAGGGCACGGCTTTCTTCTCATTCCAGTATGGAGACCTGCTCAAATGGGTTCCTTCCCAATCCTTGAGAGTGACCTTTTCTGTCTGAGTTTCGGACGCAAATGCTGGGGCCAGACTAAAAAGGGCCAATACAGCTATTAAGGCTACCGAAAGAAACGTGACGCGACTACGACAGAACATACGCATAATGCAAAACCTCCTAAAATTATAGTGTGTACGGGCAAATCACAAAGGTAGTTTATACTAACTTTGTGGCTTGCAGCATATCCTGAACAGATTGTTTGGTCAAGAAGCGTATGACACGTTCTCGATACAAAATTACACGTTTACTCGTCGCTTCTTCGCCGTTTGCCTCGATTCTCGCCGTAGGTGGGAAAAACTACTCCTTCTCCTGAGAGACAACCCATACAGAGAGTGCTTCCAGGCTCGTCAGGACTTGGTTTTGGCCATTCACCTCGACCTCTACACCCCGATCTCGCCCATCGTCCACTCGGCGTATAACCACGTTTGGCATAAAGCCCTTCTCCCTGAGAATCTGACGCTGTTCACCTCCAACGGTCAATCGGAGAATCCGAGCATTCTCCCGAGGCAGGAGCATGGAAAGAGGGATAGAGAGGTGCTCCGGCTCCAGAACAAAGCGGTTCATCGCCTCCACCCAGGGCTGTTCCTGTGAACGGGCCTTGCAGAAAAAGTCTACAAAGGCCGTAAGCCGACGCTCCGATTCGGGGGTGAGAGAGTGTTCTACGGCACAGGCCATTTCCCCGGCAACCTTGTCGTCCACTCCAAGAACCTCGGAGAAGAGAAAGGTCATATGTTGATGACGTCTGTAGGTTTCCAGGGCCTTGTCTCGACCATCCCGAGTCAGTTCAATCTTACCGTAGCGCTGATGCTCCAGAAGGCCGAGCCCTACCATTTTTCGGACCGCCACTACAACAGTTGCCTTTCGCACCCCAAGACGCGCGGCCAGCTCGGTAACTGACGGAACACCGCCCTCCAGTTCAATCTCCAGGACCGTCTCCATATAGTCTTCAATTCTCTCCGTGATGACCATGCTCTCACCACTTTCTGTATGTAAATACAATGTCTATGAGTATACATATAAGTCAAAACTCCGCATCCAGCATACTCAAAGAATTTGCGCATGTCAAATCAAGCTAACTTTTCAATAAAACAGAAAGCTATTGAAAATTTTCCAGCCTGTGTTGTATGATAGCAGCGAAATTCAGTTCTCCCAAGGAGGTTGGTAGCATGAATCAGCCTGACGCCCCAATTAAGCGAAGTCTCGGCAGAATCGTGCTGTACTGTCTACTCCTCGCCCTGCCCATCTCCGGAGCGTTCCTATTGACAGAAAAACGCATGAAAAACCTAGAAGAAGAGGGCAGGATCAATATCATAAAAGTTCAGGACATCCAGAATCTTCAACAGCAATCTCGGCTGATTCAGCATATGTTGAATCGTGTAAAAAACGATGCCCGCTTTTTATCTCGCCTCCCGTCCATAGCCAATATCCTTAAAAAAGGGACAAAAAATGCGCTCACAGAGCAAGTCCTCCTTTCCATGGCAACAACCTATGGAAACTACGACCAGATTCGGCTTATAAATGCTTCGGGCGATGAGGTACTCAGGGTAAATTACGACGACGGATCGCCTCGAGTCGTGCCCCAAAATGAGCTTCAAAACAAGGCCTCTCACTCTTATTTCTCCGACGCCATGACAATTAGAAGCCCCGATCTGATCGCCATCTCCCCTTTCGATCTCAATATCGAACATGGGAAGGTGGAGATTCCGTTCAAACCCATGATCCGCATCAGCATTCCTATCGATGAAGGCGAGTCGCGACTTGGAGTGTTGGTTTTGAATTTCTTAGGAAATAAAATTTTCAAATTAATGGATGAGCTGCGTTTCTCCAGCCGTTCATCTGTGGGGCTGCTCAATCAAGACGGATACTGGCTACAGGGCTTTGATCCCGAAGATGCCTGGGGCTTCATGCTTCCAGAGCGTCTGAACCGAAATATCTTCAACACAATGCCCGATGAGGCTCAAAAAATATACGCTCAGAACTCAGGTCAGTTTCAAACGGAATCTGGAGAACTAATCTCCTTTGCCACTATACGCCCCATGAACACCAAAGAGGGCATCTCCAGTCAGGGGCTGAACTTCTGGAAACTCATTTCCCGGACACCCGCCGAAGTAATCAATGAGCTGCAAATTCGAAGACCTTTCGCCCTAAAATCATTGATAGTCGTAGTTACGATTTTCCTGGCGACCTTATTTGCCTCCGTGTTCCTGGAGGAACGTCGGGTTATCAACAAGCAATTTTACCGAGAGCGCTTGGTAGATAAGGTAACTGGGACGTGGAATCGCCAATACATAGCTGAGTACGTAACCAAACATACCTCGCAGGAGGAGAAGATGTCCCTAGCTCTGGTCGACCTGGGTAATTTCAAAAAAGTCAACGATTTGTTGGGACACGATGTGGGCGACCAGGTGCTCCGCCAAGTTGCCGAAATTTTTCAACGGTGCATCCGCCCCGAAGACCAGCTCTCGCGTCACGGCGGAGATGAGTTTCTTCTCGTGTTTCCAGACACTGACTGCACTACGACAGAGAAGATCATGAAGCGCCTGGCTACGGCGGTCCGACAGGAAGTCCTTCCCGACGGTCCCGTGACGGTCGAGGCCGATTGGGGTGTCGCCCAGGTGAAGAAGGGACATTCTATGAAGGAGGCCACTGTCGAAGCAGATCGACGAATGTACGCCTATAAAAAAGCCAGAAAGGAACGGCAAGGGATCACGGACTGATAGAGATCAAGAAAGATGTAGGTATGGACACCCCTCAATTATGAAAAGATGAGGCCCTGTCGGCCTGGTTATGTTCGCCGCCTCTCGTCCCGTATAGTCGAAGATGATCCAACCTCGGTCATGGTCTATTCGAAGACTCCATCGGGTATGTCGAATTGACAGAGTATAGTCAGTCATATCCCTGAGGAAACGATCCACTTCTCGAAAGATGTGGGCAAAAGCTTCTTTGAATTCTTCCCAGCTGAGGGGAATAACCTGAATCAAAACTCTCACCTCCCACCAATAAAGCATACCAGTCATGGGAAAGGGTCGTCAAGGCGGCTTTTCCGTATATATGCCTATGGATAAATGTCGGTTTTTCTGGTATAAGTGTCTTTGTTTTGCACAATCAACAAATCTTTTGATAAACAGTTGGAGGAGTTTCTGTGATGAAAATACGCACACGCGCCCTACCCCTTGCCTTAGCTGCAACCCTGCTTTTGACTGGATCAGTCCTAGCAGCTGATAAAAAAGCCGATGAGGTTCTGGCTACCGTGGGAAAAGAGTCTGTAACTCAGGCTGACCTCAACCGCGTGGTTGAAGGGGCCCAGCCTAATCAAAGAGCGTATTTCAGCTCCCCCGAGGGGAAACGGGCACTGGTGAACGACATGGCCAACTCGCTCTTGTTCTACCTCTGGGGGAAGGATAATAAGCTCCAGGAGACCGAAAAATTCAAAGAGACCATAGCCGAGCTAGAGAAACGGGTGATTACCGGCATGGCTATGGAGAAAATCCTGAGCGACGTGTCAGTTTCCGAGCAAGACGTACAAACCTTTTACGATGAACACAAGGCCGCCTTTGAGGTTCCTGAGACGGTCAAGGCCAGTCATATACTCATTCAGGTTTCTAAAGACGCTGGAAAGAAGGACTGGGAAGAGGCCAAGAAAAAACTTGTGGTACTTCGCAAGGACATCCTGGCAAAGAAGATCAGCTTCGAGGATGCTGCCAAGGCCAATTCATCTTGTCCATCTAAAGCCAGAGGCGGCGACCTGGGCTTTTTCACCAAGGGCCAGATGGTTCCTGAGTTCGACGAAGTGGCATTCAAGACCAAGGTAGGCGAGATCAGCGCTCCGGTGAAAACACAGTTCGGCTATCACCTGATCAAGGTGACAGACCATAAAGACAGCTCTATTAAGCCATTGGACGACGTGAAGGACGATATTCGACAGCAGCTCCTCCAGCAGAAGCAGCGGGAGACCCTCACTTCTTATATCAAGAAGCTTAGAGAGATGTATAAGGTAACGATCAATCTCCCCGAGCCGGCCTCTTCGGACATCTCGGCAGACGCAGGAAACTAAAAGAGTTCTCTACGAAAAGGCGCCTCCTGATCTTTACGAGGGGCGCCTTTTCGTATATGAGAACTATGGATCGTCGGAGCCACCAACGATTTGTTGAATGAGCCCCTCTAAAATCTGATCCTTTACTTGATCTCCGGCTTCGTCACCCTGTGAACCGCCCTCTCCCGTAGGAATGTCAACCTTTATCCGTATTTTAGGTTCGGTAGTCTCTGAATCTCCAGGTAGAGAGGGAATACTGGACCCCATCGGAGTCTCGTCTTTGATCCGAAGTTCGGAGACCTCAGGGGCTTCTCTGCTACCACCCAGGTGAAGTTGAACTTCCCGAAAATCGTTCCTGGAATAGCCCCCCACGAGCTCTCCCAGTAGATCACTGACCAAAACTCGAGGATCCCTGATCTTGTCCAGAATGGACGCATTCAGGATACTCTTGAGTGCTCCCAAAAAAGAATTCAAGGCCTTGAGATTGACCTCCCCTACACACAATAAATCCAACTCTTCCCCCTTCTGAGAAGTGACAGCGTTACCCCATCGCACAGAGCCACTCGCAGCCACGTATTTAAACACGGGGTCATGAGGCCATGCCGAGGCTCTGCCTCCCGGAAGTATGAAAAGTTCATTGCCGCTCAAGTTGAAGTTAGCCGAGATGTCCCTGATTTTCAGGGGGACACCCTTGGTGACGGACTTGAGTACGGCGAAATCCCGAAACTCCACTGAACGTCCCTTGAGGTAGCCATCGATGTTCATGAGGAAGGCGCGGCCAGCAATGCCCGAGATATCAAGCCTCACGTCCACGCTCCCAGCCATACTCCCCGAAAGATCCGTACAGTCTCTCATCAGAGGAGCCAGATCGGCACTGACCACTGATACCCGCCCCTTCCAGGTTTTTCTGCCAAACGCCACCCCAAGGTCAGCCACGGCCTTTCCTCCGTACACCTGAGCCCGTCCTTCCATAACCCGAAGTTTTTTCTCCGTAAGAGTGAGGGGGATATCAACCGACCGAAGGTGAAGCCCTGCAATAGATATCTCTTCGGAACTCCCCCTGCCCGAGGCATTAAGGCGGCCTCTTGACCAGAGCCCCGTCAGATCCAGATTCACCCGACCGGAACCGACGCCCTCCAAGACAGGGGAGAGGGCTGTCAGGGGCACATCCTTACCTGATGCGACGAACCGAATTCCCCAGGCGCCCTCCTGAGGAACGAGATCACAGGAAGCGACAATACGCCTGTCTCCGAAGAGACTGGAGGCCCGAAAGGAGACATCATCCCCCCGTCTCAGATATCCCCCCAAGTCGGCACTGACAAATGATACGTTCCCCACCTGGATTCGAGGGGCCACTGCTCGAGCGTACAGCTTACTCCGGCCTAAAGGGCCGAGAAGATGAAGCTTGCCCGAAACGGTACCTCCCATGGAGACATCTTTGGGCATAAATCCCCGGATATCCAGACCGTCAACCATTGCCTCCAGATCCAGGGCCCCCTTCTTCTTTCCTGAAGACAGCCGGACCCAGCCACCCCCAGTGAGGGGAGCTCCCCCAAGCTGCCCTTTC
It includes:
- a CDS encoding DNA-binding protein, whose product is MVITERIEDYMETVLEIELEGGVPSVTELAARLGVRKATVVVAVRKMVGLGLLEHQRYGKIELTRDGRDKALETYRRHQHMTFLFSEVLGVDDKVAGEMACAVEHSLTPESERRLTAFVDFFCKARSQEQPWVEAMNRFVLEPEHLSIPLSMLLPRENARILRLTVGGEQRQILREKGFMPNVVIRRVDDGRDRGVEVEVNGQNQVLTSLEALSVWVVSQEKE
- a CDS encoding ABC transporter ATP-binding protein; translation: MLEVCDLHVEVDGQKVLKGVSLEIGESEVHAVFGPNGSGKTTLLASVMGLGKYTVTQGAILFRGQDITDLSVDERARLGVGMSFQRPPTIHGVRLRSLLEICDKGDVAEIDSLAETLHVAPFLDREVNAGLSGGELKRVEMLQLLLQKPELVFLDEPESGVDLENMALIGRASASLLGREAPLGCLCGSGCADRNGCRRDLSVKELRERRHKAGLLITHTGNIMDYVNVDRGHVMMDGRIACSGNARDILEDIRKNGYSECFRCMMSEGGRV
- a CDS encoding septum site-determining protein MinC, with the protein product MSVQYKDYYDILGVPRSADASEIKRAYRKLAKCYHPDVTTSKEGETRYKEINEAYEVLKDPEKRKLYDQLGPNWQGGQGFTPPGGGVHVDFGGDMGGFSDFFRTIFGGMGMSMNDDMLFHPSGPRRGQDQAVTLELSVRDAATAPIRRTVTLQGPRGQRNLEINLPRGITDGSRLTLKGQGAPSQSSGPRGDLKVTIRLAPDRDFSVSGHDLTTSVTVSPWDAALGMDALAVPTLNGTVKVKLPPGTQAGRRLRLAGKGLPLRGKGSGDLYVSVEVFIPTDLTEHQRELLQNLRQKWNSTL
- a CDS encoding peptidylprolyl isomerase, with amino-acid sequence MKIRTRALPLALAATLLLTGSVLAADKKADEVLATVGKESVTQADLNRVVEGAQPNQRAYFSSPEGKRALVNDMANSLLFYLWGKDNKLQETEKFKETIAELEKRVITGMAMEKILSDVSVSEQDVQTFYDEHKAAFEVPETVKASHILIQVSKDAGKKDWEEAKKKLVVLRKDILAKKISFEDAAKANSSCPSKARGGDLGFFTKGQMVPEFDEVAFKTKVGEISAPVKTQFGYHLIKVTDHKDSSIKPLDDVKDDIRQQLLQQKQRETLTSYIKKLREMYKVTINLPEPASSDISADAGN